From the genome of Vicia villosa cultivar HV-30 ecotype Madison, WI linkage group LG2, Vvil1.0, whole genome shotgun sequence, one region includes:
- the LOC131652801 gene encoding AAA-ATPase ASD, mitochondrial-like produces MAMGIGEIWSQVGSIMASIMFVYAMYEQFFPQHLRRSFQKHTSKFTTLFYPYIQIKFHELSGEKLKHSETYKIIQTYLSSNSTKGAKKLKAEVIKDSQTPLVLSMDDNQEIVDEFNGIKVWWSANHTTSKSQSFSFYPASDEKRFLTLTFHKRNRDVITTSYIQHVLEEGKAITTKNRQLKLHTNNPSDDWWGSRISKWSHTIFEHPARFETLAMEPEKKEEIINDLVKFKRGKEYYAKIGKAWKRGYLLFGPPGTGKSTMISAIANFMNYDVYDLELTTIKNNNELKRLLIDTSSKSIIVIEDIDCSLDLTGQRKEKKEEDDDENAEKMDPIKKAEKEEQKKSKVTLSGLLNFIDGIWSACGSERIIIFTTNFVDKLDPALIRRGRMDKHIEMSYCGYEAFKVLARNYLDVESHDELFPVIEKLLGEVNMTPADVAENLMPKSITEDSESCLKNLIQSLENEKKKAEEAKKKVEDEAEKEKQELNKEKEKVKANEKSEEKEVKENGFTH; encoded by the coding sequence ATGGCAATGGGAATTGGTGAAATATGGTCACAAGTAGGTTCAATCATGGCTAGCATAATGTTTGTGTATGCCATGTATGAACAATTCTTCCCACAACATCTTCGTAGatcttttcaaaaacacacaagcAAATTCACAACCCTTTTCTATCCATATATACAAATCAAATTCCATGAATTATCCGGTGAAAAACTCAAACACAGCGAGACTTACAAAATCATCCAAACATATCTCAGCTCAAACTCAACAAAAGGTGCTAAAAAACTCAAAGCCGAAGTTATCAAAGATAGCCAAACTCCCCTTGTTCTAAGCATGGACGATAATCAAGAGATCGTCGACGAGTTCAATGGAATCAAAGTTTGGTGGTCTGCGAATCACACCACTTCAAAATCACAATCATTTTCTTTCTATCCGGCTTCGGATGAGAAAAGATTCTTGACATTAACCTTCCATAAAAGAAACCGCGATGTTATAACTACATCGTACATTCAACATGTGTTGGAAGAAGGAAAGGCGATTACAACGAAGAATAGGCAGTTGAAGCTTCACACCAACAATCCAAGCGATGATTGGTGGGGCTCTAGAATCTCGAAGTGGAGTCACACTATTTTCGAGCACCCTGCGAGATTTGAAACACTTGCTATGGAGCCGGAGAAGAAAGAAGAGATCATAAACGATCTTGTTAAGTTTAAGAGAGGGAAAGAGTATTATGCAAAAATTGGGAAAGCATGGAAGCGCGGTTATCTACTTTTCGGTCCACCAGGGACTGGAAAATCTACTATGATTTCTGCTATTGCGAATTTCATGAACTATGATGTTTATGATCTTGAGTTAACAACTATTAAGAATAACAATGAGTTGAAGAGACTATTGATTGATACGTCGAGTAAATCAATTATAGTTATCGAAGATATTGATTGTTCTCTTGACCTCACTGGACAAAGGAAGGAGAAAAaagaggaagatgatgatgagaatGCGGAAAAAATGGATCCTATTAAAAAGGCTGAGAAAGAAGAGCAAAAGAAAAGTAAGGTAACTTTGTCTGGTTTGTTGAATTTTATAGATGGAATTTGGTCGGCGTGTGGATCGGAGAGAATTATAATATTTACGACAAATTTTGTGGATAAACTTGATCCTGCTCTTATTAGGAGAGGAAGGATGGATAAGCACATAGAGATGTCATATTGTGGATATGAAGCTTTCAAGGTGCTTGCAAGGAATTACTTAGATGTTGAGTCTCATGATGAGTTGTTTCCTGTTATTGAAAAGTTGTTGGGAGAGGTTAATATGACACCTGCTGATGTTGCTGAGAATTTGATGCCAAAGTCTATTACTGAAGATTCTGAGTCTTGTTTGAAGAATTTGATTcaatctcttgagaatgaaaagaaaaaagcaGAGGAAGCAAAGAAAAAGGTTGAGGATGAGGCAGAGAAAGAAAAACAAGAATTGAATAAAGAGAAAGAGAAGGTTAAGGCTAATgaaaaatcagaagaaaaagaaGTGAAGGAGAATGGTTTCACTCATTAA
- the LOC131652800 gene encoding AAA-ATPase ASD, mitochondrial-like, giving the protein MAIGIGEIWSQVGSIMASIMFVYAMYERFFPQHLRGYFLKYTSKFSTLFYPYIQIKFHELSGEKLKHSETYQTIQTYLSSSSSKGARKLKAEVVQDSQTPLVLSMDDNEEIVDEFNGIKVWWSANHTTSKSQAFSYYPVSDEKRFLTLTFHKRNRDVITTSYIQHVLEEGKVITMKNRQLKLYTNNPSNNWWGSRTSKWSHAIFEHPARFETLAMEPEKKEEIINDLVKFKRGKEYYAKVGKAWKRGYLLFGPPGTGKSTMISAIANFMNYDVYDLELTTIKDNNELKRLLIDTSSKSIIVIEDIDCSLDLTGQRKEKKEKDDDENAEKMDPIKKAEKEEQKKSKLTLSGLLNFIDGIWSACGSERIIIFTTNFVDKLDPALIRRGRMDKHIEMSYCGYEAFKVLARNYLDVESHDELFPVIGKLLGETNMTPADVAENLMPKSITQDSESCLKNLIQSLEIEKKKIEEEAKKKVEDEAEKEKQELNKEKEKVKDNEKSEEKEVKENGFTH; this is encoded by the coding sequence ATGGCAATTGGAATTGGTGAAATATGGTCACAAGTAGGTTCAATCATGGCTAGCATAATGTTTGTGTATGCCATGTATGAACGATTCTTCCCACAACATCTTCGTGGTTATTTTCTCAAATACACAAGCAAATTCTCAACCCTTTTCTATCCATATATACAAATCAAATTCCATGAACTATCCGGAGAGAAACTCAAACACAGCGAGACTTACCAAACCATCCAAACATATCTCAGCTCAAGTTCTTCCAAAGGTGCCAGAAAACTTAAAGCCGAAGTTGTACAAGATAGCCAAACCCCTCTTGTTCTAAGCATGGACGACAATGAAGAAATCGTCGACGAATTCAATGGAATCAAAGTTTGGTGGTCTGCAAATCACACCACTTCAAAATCACAAGCATTTTCTTACTATCCAGTTTCGGACGAGAAAAGATTCTTAACATTAACCTTCCATAAAAGAAATCGCGATGTTATAACTACCTCCTACATTCAACATGTGCTGGAAGAAGGAAAAGTGATTACAATGAAGAATAGACAGTTGAAGCTTTACACCAACAATCCAAGCAACAATTGGTGGGGTTCTAGGACCTCGAAGTGGAGTCACGCTATTTTCGAGCACCCTGCGAGATTTGAAACACTTGCTATGGAGCCGGAGAAGAAAGAAGAGATCATAAACGATCTTGTGAAGTTTAAGAGAGGGAAAGAGTATTATGCGAAAGTTGGGAAAGCATGGAAGCGCGGTTATCTACTTTTCGGTCCACCAGGGACTGGAAAATCTACTATGATTTCAGCTATTGCGAATTTCATGAACTATGATGTTTATGATCTTGAGTTAACAACTATTAAGGATAACAATGAGTTGAAGAGACTATTGATTGATACGTCCAGTAAATCAATTATAGTGATTGAAGATATTGATTGCTCTTTGGATCTTACTGGCCAAAGGAAGGAGAAAAAGGAGAAAGATGATGATGAGAATGCGGAAAAAATGGATCCTATTAAAAAGGCTGAGAAAGAAGAGCAAAAGAAAAGTAAGTTAACTTTATCTGGTTTGTTGAATTTTATAGATGGAATTTGGTCGGCGTGTGGATCGGAGAGGATTATAATATTTACGACGAATTTTGTGGATAAACTTGATCCTGCTCTGATTAGGAGGGGAAGGATGGATAAGCACATAGAGATGTCATATTGTGGATATGAAGCTTTCAAGGTGCTTGCAAGGAATTACTTAGATGTTGAATCTCATGATGAGTTGTTTCCGGTTATTGGAAAGTTGTTGGGAGAGACTAATATGACACCTGCTGATGTTGCTGAGAATTTGATGCCAAAGTCTATTACTCAAGATTCTGAGTCTTGTTTGAAGAATTTGATTCAATCTCTtgagattgaaaagaaaaaaatagaggaGGAAGCAAAGAAAAAGGTTGAGGATGAGGCAGAGAAAGAAAAACAAGAATTGAATAAAGAGAAAGAGAAGGTTAAGGATAATgaaaaatcagaagaaaaagaaGTGAAGGAGAATGGTTTCACTCATTAA